TACGGTTCACGTGGAGCAAATGGTGTAATTATAATTACTACTAAAAAACCGCGAATGAATAAAACTACTGTCACCATCCGTCAACAAATAACGACTTCTCAATTTACATCTAAATTGAATCTTTGGCGCGATCCGGTATTAATGGCTATGTTGAGCAACGAAGCAAAAATTAATGCGGGACTTGATCCTCTTTATGTAGGTGAGGTTGCTCCCACAGGCACCTATTATCCTTCAATTGAAGAGCTACAAACTACGTGGACAACGAATACACGCTGGGATGAATTAGTGTTTAGAAAAATACCTATATCAAACAACACAACAATAAGCGTAGCCGGTGGAAACGAAAAGACACTTATTAGTTTAAGTGCCAATTTCTATACCGATAATGGAGTTTACATTAAAGACACTTACAAGAAAGTAGGCTATAACTTGACAATTGACCATAACTTATTCAATAATTTCAAAATCAAATTTAATAATGTGCTTTATCGGGGATTTCGAAATTCCAATAGTGATCTTGCTTATTACAGAAACCCAATTTTACCGGTTTACGACAAAGACGGTAATTATTATCTCACAAGTAGTCAAGACTTTAGCCATCCAATAGCTCTTACTAATTTAAGGAAAAATACCAGCGATATGCTTGATATTATTTCATCGTTAGCGTTGGAATGGGAAATCATCAAAGGATTAAAATTTACCAGCCAAACAAACTACAAATTTGGAGATTCAACGGGAGATGTTTACTTGCCAAAAAAATACACTACCGAAGGAACTTTCAATAACGGATATGGTAAAATATCCAATTGGTCGAATCAGAATTTTGTTTCTGAACAATATGCTAATTATAAAAACATATTCGGTAAAAATGCGGTGGATATTACTGCCGGTCATTCCTTTGAAAGATATTCCGAACGCTCATCTTACCTGATAGCAAAAGATTTTTTAAACGAAGTTTTACAAAATGAAAATATGGCTGCCGGAAATCCTCAAAAAAATGAGATAGGGAATGCTTATGCTGTTAATACGCTTTATTCATTAATGCTTCGTTGTAACTATGGATTCGACGATAAATATCTTGCTACCTTTACAGCACGTGCCGATGGAGCTTCCAAATTTGGAAAAAATAACAAATGGGGGATGTTTCCGTCCGGAGCAGTAAGTTGGAAAGCGCATAACGAAAATTTTATCAAAAGTATAAACGTTTTTGATGAACTTAAATTCCGATTGAGTTATGGTATTTCAGGTAATCAAGGAATACCTGCATATCGAACGCTCAGCAGATATGGTAATGAAAATTATTATAACGATAATGGTTGGATTACAGCTATCGGCCCTGGTTATGTAACCGCGATGAATTATATTTATAGAATTTGGGCGGGTATTCCCAACCCTAAGCTCAAATGGGAAAGCACTTCGCAACTTGATGTAGGAGTGGACATCGGATTATTAAAAAACAAGTTAAATATAACTTTTGATGTTTACAATAAAATTACAAATGATTTGCTTCGCGAAAGCAACCTTACTCCTTCAAGTGGATACAGTAAAATATGGGTAAATGACGGCTCCGTTCAAAACCGAGGATATGAATTGACTGTTGACGCAAATATTTATAAAACAAAAGATTGGAATATCAATGCAACATTTATATTTGGTCAAAATAAGAATAAAATTATCAGTCTTGGAAATCAGTTAACTACCGGGGCAAATATTGATCCACTCACCGGAACACAGTTTGAGTATGTTGGGAATTATTTAGACCAATATCGTCAATATGCGAATGTACTTGCTGTTGGACAACCAATACTTTCTTTCTACGGACGTAAAACCGACGGAATAATACAGACTTTGCAAGAAGGTATTGATTCTGGACTAACAGGCAAAGAAGCCAATCCTGGCGAATTTAAGTACGTTGATATATACAAAGACGGTGTTATTGATGAAAAAGACAAAACCTTTTTAGGAAGTCCCAATCCCGATTTTACATCCAGTTTGAACTTAGGTGTAAGATGGAAAAATCTGGATGCAAGTATATTCTTTAATGGTGTATTTGGACAGGAGATATTAAACCCGAAAGCTTTCGACCAAGCTAATAACCAACCGCTACGTTGGACGCCCGACAATCCCACAAATAAATATCCTTCTCTACGAGACGGACGCCAATTAGAAATATCCGATTGGTGGATACAAGACGGTTCTTATGTTCGAGTACAAAACTTTACATTAGGTTATAATATACCAATGCATAGAAAAATATTGTTGAACAGCGCAAGAATATATCTGAACGGCTCTAATTTGTACACTTTTACAAAATTCAAGGGATATGATCCAGAAGTAAATGTGGACGGATTATATAGGGGAGGTTATCCTAGATTAAGAAAATGGACAATCGGACTTGACTTAAACTTCTAAAAACGAATTGAAAATGAAAACAAAAATAAAATTTATAATACTCAGCTGTGTGTTAGCTCTTTCCTCTTGCAGTTTACAAGAAGAACCGTACGGTTTTTATTCCGAACAAAACTTCTTTAATACGGCAGCTGATGCTGAATCGGCACTTTGTTATGCCTATAATGCACTAACTTTTCTTGAATATTCGAGATGTGTTTTTAATTTGGGAGAAATACCAACAGAAAATATCATACCCAAAAGAGACTCGGAGGATTTAAATAATTTAGATTATTGGGATGTTTCAACTTTCAAAACAAACTCTATTTTGTATCAGTTTTTCAGCTATGCATTTATTAGCATAAACAGGGCAAATGCGGTTATTAAATATGTACCGAAAGGAAACTATGATCAAGCGCTTAAAAATCAATATATGGGTGAAGCTTATTTTTTAAGAGCATGGAATTATTTCAATCTTGTACGTGTGTTTGGACTTGTTCCTGTTCATACGGAAACAGTAGAAACGTTAAATCAAACTTCTGCTCCCTTGTTCGAAAATATGGATGCTGTTTATGATCTAATTATATCAGACTGCAAAAAAGCTGAAGAATTAATGGCTATATATTCCACTCCTAAAACAGGAAGAACAGATAAAGTAGCGGCACAATCATTGGCAGCAAAAGCATATCTTTTTATGGCATCGGCAAAAGAACATAATGTGCCTTTATACAGAGATATGAGACGTGATTTTAATCAAATGTACGATAGCGCAAGTTATTACGCAGGAAAAGTTATCAACGATCAAACAACCTATAAATTTGACAATTCGCTATTGGATATATACGACGTTGAAAAAAATCACGGACCGGAACATATCTTTCTAATGTCGATGGATAGAACCGGTTCTACCGAAGGGGAATATTCTAAAATCTCAAAAATGTTTATTCCCTACATTGGGGGAGCTACAGTTTATTTGGATAATGGTAATGGCACATTTATCCCTACACACGATGGATGGAGCGTATATCAAACCACTACTCCATTCTACGAAAGTTTTAATTCAAATGACAAGCGTAAAACACAACTAATTGTAACCAAAGTGTATGATAAAGACGGAAATGTAACAGCTTCATACCCCGGGAAAATAACTTATCCGTTTTCCAGAAAATACATTGACCCTAAATTTATTGGAGATAAAACAAGCACACGTCCATTTCTTATTCGTTTTTCGGATGTTGCTTTAATTTATGCCGAAGCGGCAGGACCAACAGCAAAATCGTATGAATTAGTGAACTTTATCAGAAACAGGGCTGGTTTATCTAATTTGACAACCGGCTTAAGTAAAGATGATTTCAGAAAAGAAGTTTATAAGGAACGAACTTGGGAAATGGCATATGAAGGTGACCACTTATATGATTTGCGACGCTGGAACCGAGTAACAACTGATGTTCCTGATGCAAAGGATTTAACCGAAGAAGAAGCTGCTTTTTATCCTATTCCGCAAGTGGAAATAGATTTAAATGGAAGTTTAATTAAATAACAACTACGACTATGAAATTATATCATTTTTTATTACTTACACTTTTTGTCACTATTTTGCAATCGTGTATAAAAGATCCATTGAGAGATATAACCAATGGTGGGTGGAACCACGAAAGATCAATAATGGAGATAAGATTCCAAAACCAAATAGGCAAAGCTGAGATTGTTAATAGCGACCCTACCACAGGCACTGTGAATGTTGTTTTGAATCTTTACAGTCCCATAGATATGTCAAAAGTAAAACTGGAAAGTATTGTTACATCCTACCAAGCTAACTCCTCTGTAAAAAAAGGTGAAACAGTAAATTTTGATAATGCATCCAAAACTACAACTATTGATATAACATCAACTCTCGGCGAAACCAGAACTTATACCATATCTTATACTTCGTTCGAGGAATCATTGATAGGCACTTGGGATATTGATAAACTGGTAGTTTACGGGGGAACATCTCCTGAATATAGTGGAACAGCCGTGTTTGATATGCTGGCTAAAGAATGGTGTTGGTCTGCTCAAACAGGACCTGCTGTTGAGTATGATAATTATTTGGAGTTCAAGTTGGATAGTATTTCACAAGAAGGAAACTCGTATGGAACGGTCGAAAATAATGCCGGAGCAGATGAAAAATATGCTAATTTTGTATTTTTGGGCAAAGTAAATCCTGAAAATCCGGGAGTAGACGTTGATGTAAATAATCTTTACAGAAAAATTCCTACGGGTAAAAGTATATGGAAACGTGATTATTCAAAGGGAACTGTAGAATTTACAGATATTTCATCAAATGAAACTTATTTAATGGAATTTCTTGGACCAAGAACAGAAACATTCCCAAACAATAAAAAACTGGATATACCGAACAACGCATTTGCATGTAATTTGACAGGCGTAGATGACTGGACGAATATTTACAAAGATTATGATAAATTTGTAAAAAATCCTCGCAGATATTGGATACTCGTTACAAAACGATAAATATACGTTACCAAAAACATTTATAAGAAATTTATTTAATTCATTTTCAACTCGTGATTCGCATTTTCGACTAATTATGATGAAACATCTTGCAAATTATTTTTTATACAGTATAAGTTTTTGTGTTATTTTTTTTGGTTGTAAAACTATAAAGAAAAATGATTCTGCATCAATGGGAAATAATGTATCCGTAAATATCAGTTCAGAAATTCTCAATGCCAATTATTTAGGCAATGGCGTGGAATGGGATCCCTACGATGAGGCAGAAGCGTGGGGAACTCCTCTTTCCGATGCTGACTGGGAAAAACTTTTCAAACGGGTAAATTTTATGAAAATGCCTTATGTACGATGTATGATAAACAGTCCGTATAAATATTACAACAAATCAACCGGAAAATACGATAAAACACGGAATCTATCTTCACTCTCCAAATTGCTCCGTTACTGTACCGAGAATAATATTACTGTAATTTATGGAGAATACAATCCTCCGGATTGGTCAATGAATGAAGATGATAAATGGGTAGAAATGTCTGTGGATTATCTAAATTACTTGGTAAATGATTTGGGCTTTTCGTGTATCAAATATTTTGTTATTTTCAATGAGCCGGATGGTTATTGGGCTTCAACCAATGGCAATTACGAAATCTGGAAAAAGATGGCATTTAAATTTACCGAGAAAATGAAAACATATCCCGGACTTTTTGAAAAAGTAAAATTAGCGGCTCCCGACGTGGTAATGGATTATAAAAACAACGCTTCTTTATACGATGCACCCGGTTGGGTTTCACAATCTGCCAAAGATATGGATAATTTAATCGGAATTTATGATGTACATGCTTATCCCGGACAAGCACAACTACGCAATGGCGAATTTCCTGCAGAACTTTTAAAATATAAGAAATGCATTCCATCAAATAAAAGGATAGTGTTAGGCGAAGCCGGATACAAATACTGGCGCGCACCCGATGCCAAATTAATGGAAGAATACAATAAACGGGCGAAAACACATCCTTACACAAAAGGAACAGATGCAAATATGTTTGTGTACGATTTCTTTTATGGACTGGATATGCCTTTATTATGTATGGAAGTGATGAACAATGGATTTTCGGGTGTAGCGGCTTGGATGCTGGATGATGCGATGCACAGTAACGGCGATTCCGGCGTTCCAAAAGACATAAAACTTTGGGGGATGTGGAATATTCTTGGTGAGGAACTTTTTAAAATGCCCGAAGAGGAAAATATCCGCCCTTGGTATTATACTTGGTCGCTGATGTGTAGGTATTTTCCACAAGGATGCAATTTACTTAAGTTTAATACTCTTGAAGATAAAAACATTCGATTTTCCGTAGCGGAATTCAATGGTAAAATTACTTTTGCAGCAGTAAATTTTGGAGATACCGATAAGAAAATAAATTTGAAACTACCGCGTTCCGTGAAAAACGGAAAAATGTATATTTACGAAGAAAACAACAGACCTGTTGATAAAGACAATTTACCGATTCCTGTAAAAACTGGAATCAATATTAAAAAAGATTTCTCTTTTGAACTGAAAGCACAAAGTTTTGCATTAATTACAAATTTGGATTAAAATAAACAGATGAAAAATTTATCTATAAATAAAATAAAACCTATCCTATTTTACTTTATCTTTTTGTTTTTTATATTTTTTGCCTCCTGCAAAGGTGAAGAACCAACGATTCAGCCGCCTCAAAATGATACACTGACAATTGTTGACAAAAATTCCACTACAGAGACAAAAGCGTTGTATGCCCAACTTTGGCAACTACAAAAAAGAGGATTTATGTTTGGACATCATGATGATTTGTGGTATGGCAGAAAATGGTTTAATGAATTGGGACGTTCTGATACGAAAGATGTTTGTGGAGATTATCCTGCTGTATTTAGTGTAGATTTGGCGGAAGTAATGGACGACCGTTATTTGAACAATTTAAATAACGACATTAAAAAAAGATGCATTATTGAAGCTGGAAATCGAGGGGAAGTTATTTTAGCTTGCTGTCATTTAAACAATCCTTTAACCAATGGCGATGCTTGGGATAATTCCAATATCAATACTGTAAAAGAGGTACTTAATGAAGGAAGCGTCACAAATCTTCGTTTTAAATCTTGGCTCGATCGTTTAGCTGATTTTGCAGTCAGTTTGAAAACTCAAAACGGAAAGTTAATTCCTATTATTTTCAGACCTTTTCACGAACACAACAAATCATGGTCGTGGTGGGGAACACAAACCACATCCAAAGGTGAATTTATCGTTTTGTGGAAGTTTACCGTAAATTATTTACGTGATGTGAAAAAAGTACATCAGTTTATTTATGCTATTTCACCTCAATTAGATGCCGTTCAAACCCGACAGGATTATTTATATGCTTATCCCGGCGACGATTATGTTGATTTTCTAGGAATGGATTGTTACCACGGATTAAACACAACGGCATTTATGACTAATTTACGTAATCTGGAAATTTTATCGCAAGAGAAAAGTAAACCTTGCGGAGTTACAGAAACAGGCGTTGAAGGAATAAAATATTCGGATGGCACTCCTATTATTAATTTTTGGACAAACAACATATTAACGCCATTAAAAGAGCGCAAAATAAGTATGGTTGTTATGTGGAGAAACAAATACGACCCCAATGAAAGCGGAATGCATTTTTTCTCCGTATTTCAAGGACACGCTTCCGCTCCTGACTTCGTAGAAATGTATAATGCGAACCAAAGTTTGTTTAGCAAAGACTTACCGGATATGTATAAATTGCCGGAAAACGTAGTGGTAAATTAAAAACTTGTAAATTTTATTTTTAGAGGAAAAAAAACACTCACAATTTATCAGAATAAATTTATTTTATCTCACTATTTTTTTAATTTTATTTTTTTCGAAATTCTATTTACTTCGTTGATTAACAGAGGAAAAGCGGGTTCTGTCATATTATGTCCATAACCTTGCAACTCATACAGTTTTGTTTCCGTATGTCCTGATATTTTCATCATTCGCATCATATACGCATTTTCTTCATACCTGCCAAGCATTTCCAATTCGCGGTCGCCGGTAATTAAAGTTAGCGGCGGCGCATCCGCCCTTACATAAAATAAAGGAGCAAATTCATTTACAAGAGGTTGCATTTCTGGTATGCCCAATTCTTTTCTAACAGTGAAGTGAGTAATCATTTGTCCGCTGAAAGGAATAAGACCTGCTATTATGTTAGCGTCAATGCCGTAAAATTCCAACCATTTTTTATCCAATCCTATCATAGCTGTGAGATATCCTCCTGCTGAGTGTCCCGAAACAAAAATCAAGGAACTGTTTCCACCGTATTTTTGAATATTTCTAAAAACCCACGCCACTGCTGCTGCTGCATCTTCAATGCACATTGATGCTTTTACTTTTGGACTCAATCTATACCCTACTCCTATCACACAAAAACCCTGATTTTTCAATCTTTCGGGAATTTCTTTTTCTCCGGAAGTAAGTCCACCTCCGTGAAACCATACTACAGTAGCAAAATCTTTTTTATTTTCAGGATAATAAATATCTAACAAGCACATTTTTTGCAAATAACTATCCGTTTTGCATAAAGAATCGCTATAATACGGAATGTTTTCTTGTGTTTTGTACTTTATTTCCTGTGCAACAATAAAATTTGCGAACGTAAATAAGAGTAAAGAAAGTAATAGTTGTTTTTTCATTTTACGCTATGTTATGAACATACAAATTTACTAATAAATTTTATTATTAATCCTATAAAAAACAAAAAAGCACCGCTTTTCAACGATGCTTTCGATTATTTATTTTCTGTTTATTTTTTCTTTTTCAATGCTTTTTGAATTGCAGGAACAATGATGCTTTCCATTATAAAATAACCTTTTGAAGTACAATGAACGCCATCGTAAGTCAAGTCTGCTTTCATCGCGTTATTTGGTTCCGCCATTGGAGTGAAATAATCCACATACGTAAACTTCATCTTTTTAGCATACGTTTTTATCATTTCATTCAATTTTGGAATTTTGATATTTGGTTCCATTCCTTTTTTCCAAGAATAATCGTACGCAGGAAGCACGGAACAAAG
The genomic region above belongs to uncultured Paludibacter sp. and contains:
- a CDS encoding TonB-linked outer membrane protein, SusC/RagA family; its protein translation is MKQHCKRKTFNIILKKLGLIFILLIACLQIAIAQNEMNVSGTVSDINGEPLMGVSVKISGTSYGTNTNMEGRFQLANVPNNAKLEFSYVGMETIIVPVSGQKIINVTLKENVKSMDEVVVIGYGTTKRGDLTGSIASVNTEQLKTIPANSFEGLLQGRVAGIQIYNSSQEPGAASVVRVRGSSSLRASNSPLLVVDGFPFGDAGDMKQINPEDIVSIEVLKDASACAIYGSRGANGVIIITTKKPRMNKTTVTIRQQITTSQFTSKLNLWRDPVLMAMLSNEAKINAGLDPLYVGEVAPTGTYYPSIEELQTTWTTNTRWDELVFRKIPISNNTTISVAGGNEKTLISLSANFYTDNGVYIKDTYKKVGYNLTIDHNLFNNFKIKFNNVLYRGFRNSNSDLAYYRNPILPVYDKDGNYYLTSSQDFSHPIALTNLRKNTSDMLDIISSLALEWEIIKGLKFTSQTNYKFGDSTGDVYLPKKYTTEGTFNNGYGKISNWSNQNFVSEQYANYKNIFGKNAVDITAGHSFERYSERSSYLIAKDFLNEVLQNENMAAGNPQKNEIGNAYAVNTLYSLMLRCNYGFDDKYLATFTARADGASKFGKNNKWGMFPSGAVSWKAHNENFIKSINVFDELKFRLSYGISGNQGIPAYRTLSRYGNENYYNDNGWITAIGPGYVTAMNYIYRIWAGIPNPKLKWESTSQLDVGVDIGLLKNKLNITFDVYNKITNDLLRESNLTPSSGYSKIWVNDGSVQNRGYELTVDANIYKTKDWNINATFIFGQNKNKIISLGNQLTTGANIDPLTGTQFEYVGNYLDQYRQYANVLAVGQPILSFYGRKTDGIIQTLQEGIDSGLTGKEANPGEFKYVDIYKDGVIDEKDKTFLGSPNPDFTSSLNLGVRWKNLDASIFFNGVFGQEILNPKAFDQANNQPLRWTPDNPTNKYPSLRDGRQLEISDWWIQDGSYVRVQNFTLGYNIPMHRKILLNSARIYLNGSNLYTFTKFKGYDPEVNVDGLYRGGYPRLRKWTIGLDLNF
- a CDS encoding SusD family protein translates to MKTKIKFIILSCVLALSSCSLQEEPYGFYSEQNFFNTAADAESALCYAYNALTFLEYSRCVFNLGEIPTENIIPKRDSEDLNNLDYWDVSTFKTNSILYQFFSYAFISINRANAVIKYVPKGNYDQALKNQYMGEAYFLRAWNYFNLVRVFGLVPVHTETVETLNQTSAPLFENMDAVYDLIISDCKKAEELMAIYSTPKTGRTDKVAAQSLAAKAYLFMASAKEHNVPLYRDMRRDFNQMYDSASYYAGKVINDQTTYKFDNSLLDIYDVEKNHGPEHIFLMSMDRTGSTEGEYSKISKMFIPYIGGATVYLDNGNGTFIPTHDGWSVYQTTTPFYESFNSNDKRKTQLIVTKVYDKDGNVTASYPGKITYPFSRKYIDPKFIGDKTSTRPFLIRFSDVALIYAEAAGPTAKSYELVNFIRNRAGLSNLTTGLSKDDFRKEVYKERTWEMAYEGDHLYDLRRWNRVTTDVPDAKDLTEEEAAFYPIPQVEIDLNGSLIK
- a CDS encoding conserved hypothetical protein (Evidence 4 : Unknown function but conserved in other organisms), with the protein product MKLYHFLLLTLFVTILQSCIKDPLRDITNGGWNHERSIMEIRFQNQIGKAEIVNSDPTTGTVNVVLNLYSPIDMSKVKLESIVTSYQANSSVKKGETVNFDNASKTTTIDITSTLGETRTYTISYTSFEESLIGTWDIDKLVVYGGTSPEYSGTAVFDMLAKEWCWSAQTGPAVEYDNYLEFKLDSISQEGNSYGTVENNAGADEKYANFVFLGKVNPENPGVDVDVNNLYRKIPTGKSIWKRDYSKGTVEFTDISSNETYLMEFLGPRTETFPNNKKLDIPNNAFACNLTGVDDWTNIYKDYDKFVKNPRRYWILVTKR
- a CDS encoding conserved hypothetical protein (Evidence 4 : Unknown function but conserved in other organisms), producing the protein MMKHLANYFLYSISFCVIFFGCKTIKKNDSASMGNNVSVNISSEILNANYLGNGVEWDPYDEAEAWGTPLSDADWEKLFKRVNFMKMPYVRCMINSPYKYYNKSTGKYDKTRNLSSLSKLLRYCTENNITVIYGEYNPPDWSMNEDDKWVEMSVDYLNYLVNDLGFSCIKYFVIFNEPDGYWASTNGNYEIWKKMAFKFTEKMKTYPGLFEKVKLAAPDVVMDYKNNASLYDAPGWVSQSAKDMDNLIGIYDVHAYPGQAQLRNGEFPAELLKYKKCIPSNKRIVLGEAGYKYWRAPDAKLMEEYNKRAKTHPYTKGTDANMFVYDFFYGLDMPLLCMEVMNNGFSGVAAWMLDDAMHSNGDSGVPKDIKLWGMWNILGEELFKMPEEENIRPWYYTWSLMCRYFPQGCNLLKFNTLEDKNIRFSVAEFNGKITFAAVNFGDTDKKINLKLPRSVKNGKMYIYEENNRPVDKDNLPIPVKTGINIKKDFSFELKAQSFALITNLD
- a CDS encoding conserved hypothetical protein (Evidence 4 : Unknown function but conserved in other organisms), giving the protein MKNLSINKIKPILFYFIFLFFIFFASCKGEEPTIQPPQNDTLTIVDKNSTTETKALYAQLWQLQKRGFMFGHHDDLWYGRKWFNELGRSDTKDVCGDYPAVFSVDLAEVMDDRYLNNLNNDIKKRCIIEAGNRGEVILACCHLNNPLTNGDAWDNSNINTVKEVLNEGSVTNLRFKSWLDRLADFAVSLKTQNGKLIPIIFRPFHEHNKSWSWWGTQTTSKGEFIVLWKFTVNYLRDVKKVHQFIYAISPQLDAVQTRQDYLYAYPGDDYVDFLGMDCYHGLNTTAFMTNLRNLEILSQEKSKPCGVTETGVEGIKYSDGTPIINFWTNNILTPLKERKISMVVMWRNKYDPNESGMHFFSVFQGHASAPDFVEMYNANQSLFSKDLPDMYKLPENVVVN
- a CDS encoding Peptidase family S9-like protein, whose protein sequence is MKKQLLLSLLLFTFANFIVAQEIKYKTQENIPYYSDSLCKTDSYLQKMCLLDIYYPENKKDFATVVWFHGGGLTSGEKEIPERLKNQGFCVIGVGYRLSPKVKASMCIEDAAAAVAWVFRNIQKYGGNSSLIFVSGHSAGGYLTAMIGLDKKWLEFYGIDANIIAGLIPFSGQMITHFTVRKELGIPEMQPLVNEFAPLFYVRADAPPLTLITGDRELEMLGRYEENAYMMRMMKISGHTETKLYELQGYGHNMTEPAFPLLINEVNRISKKIKLKK